A genomic region of Cannabis sativa cultivar Pink pepper isolate KNU-18-1 chromosome 1, ASM2916894v1, whole genome shotgun sequence contains the following coding sequences:
- the LOC115706008 gene encoding probable pectate lyase 18 yields MLSTTCILLICLSSFLSPIVRATLTLNLTLPHQHPDPEAVVQEVQRRVNASVSRRQMLSVHEKDQCSTGNPIDDCWRCNSNWQVNRQRLADCGIGFGQDAMGGKGGQIYVVTDSSDRDVARPVPGTLRYAVIQTEPLWIVFSADMTIKLKHELIINSFKTIDGRGANVHIVGNGCLTLQSVSNVIIHNIHIHHCKPSGHADIASSPTHVGWRGVSDGDGISIYSARKIWIDHCTLSYCTDGLIDAIMGSTGITITNNHFSHHDEVMLLGHNDNYLPDSGMQVTIAFNHFGPALVQRMPRCRRGYIHVVNNDFTQWEMYAIGGSANPTINSQGNRYIAPANQNAKEVTKRVDTNEGDWTGWNWRTEGDMMVNGAFFVPSGGGLSTQYAKASSVEPKSAALIDQLTSTAGVFGDPRDKSVSLPGFSGGGSISGATSNTGHGTSSTSNGDDDYFGMIFGSGSSSAAGPMTPTPSPSFSIFLSLLIILVISFTTNCGAQLSLPLLLLSSSLL; encoded by the exons ATGTTATCTACCACTTGCATTCTCTTAATATGCCTCTCGAGCTTTCTCTCTCCCATTGTCAGAGCCACATTAACCCTCAATCTCACCCTCCCTCACCAGCATCCTGATCCTGAAGCTGTGGTTCAAGAAGTTCAAAG GAGAGTTAATGCCTCAGTATCAAGAAGACAGATGCTTTCCGTACATGAAAAGGATCAGTGCTCGACCGGAAATCCCATCGACGATTGCTGGCGCTGCAACTCAAATTGGCAAGTGAATCGCCAGAGACTCGCTGATTGTGGCATTGGGTTTGGCCAGGACGCAATGGGAGGTAAAGGCGGCCAGATCTACGTCGTAACGGACTCCTCCGACCGCGACGTGGCCCGTCCAGTCCCCGGAACGCTCCGCTACGCCGTGATCCAAACAGAGCCACTCTGGATCGTCTTCTCAGCCGATATGACCATCAAGCTCAAGCACGAGCTTATAATCAACAGCTTCAAGACCATCGACGGCCGTGGCGCCAATGTCCACATCGTCGGAAACGGTTGCCTAACCCTCCAGTCGGTCTCTAATGTCATCATCCACAACATCCATATCCACCACTGCAAACCCTCGGGACACGCAGACATTGCCTCGAGTCCCACCCACGTCGGATGGAGAGGTGTATCGGACGGCGATGGTATCTCCATCTACAGCGCACGCAAAATCTGGATCGACCACTGCACGCTGTCTTACTGTACGGACGGTTTGATCGACGCAATAATGGGTTCGACGGGGATTACGATCACGAACAACCATTTCTCACACCATGATGAGGTTATGCTTTTGGGCCACAACGATAACTACTTGCCAGATTCAGGTATGCAGGTTACGATTGCCTTCAACCATTTTGGGCCGGCGCTGGTGCAGCGTATGCCCAGGTGTAGACGCGGGTACATACACGTGGTCAACAACGATTTCACTCAGTGGGAGATGTATGCCATCGGCGGTAGTGCTAACCCCACCATTAACAGCCAGGGTAATCGATACATTGCCCCAGCAAACCAAAACGCCAAAGAG GTGACGAAGCGCGTGGATACAAACGAGGGTGACTGGACTGGGTGGAACTGGAGGACAGAAGGGGACATGATGGTAAATGGAGCGTTCTTCGTGCCCTCCGGGGGAGGGCTTAGCACACAGTACGCCAAGGCCTCTAGTGTTGAGCCCAAATCAGCCGCCCTCATCGACCAGCTCACTTCCACCGCTGGCGTCTTCGGTGACCCCAG GGACAAGAGCGTATCACTACCTGGATTCAGCGGCGGTGGGAGCATAAGTGGGGCCACAAGCAACACCGGGCATGGGACCTCCTCCACCTCCAATGGCGACGACGACTACTTCGGAATGATATTTGGGAGTGGTTCGTCATCAGCAGCCGGCCCCATGACCCCGACCCCTTCCCCTTCTTTCTCTATCTTTTTgtctcttttaattattttagtcaTCTCTTTCACCACCAACTGTGGTGCTCAATTATCattaccattattattattatcatcatcaCTGTTATAG
- the LOC115706010 gene encoding serine/threonine protein phosphatase 2A 57 kDa regulatory subunit B' beta isoform, whose translation MLNKFMKRGHRKSKSESNDNAGFGLGPGNVTVNHASRTTFNSAVANSESQNVTSSQAPPLNPGGVIEILPFLRDVSVSERSALFLRKLKVCWVQCDFSDTLKGVREKEIKRQTLLELVDFIQAGSCKLNETMQEELIRMVSVNVFRCLPPAAHENTGSEAAGDPEDDEPYLEPSWPHLQIVYEILLRYLVSSETDTKIAKRYIDHVFVLKLLELFDSEDPREREYLKTILHRIYGKFMVHRPFVRKAINNIFYRFIFETERHCGIAELLEILGSIINGFALPMKEEHKLFLSRALIPLHKPKCIAVYHQPLSYCITQFVEKDYKLADSVIRGLLKYWPVTNCQKEVLFLGELEEVLEATQSAEFQRCMIPLFRQIGRCLNSPHFQVAERALYFWNNEHIVSLIAQNRNVILPLIFEALEKNIRGHWNQAVNGLTGNVQRMFRDMDSELFEECEREYLEKETKARDLEERRELTWKRLEDVAAQAPREDNMVWVN comes from the exons ATGTTGAACAAATTCATGAAACGGGGTCACCGGAAATCCAAGTCCGAATCCAACGACAATGCCGGGTTCGGGCTTGGACCCGGGAACGTTACAGTGAACCACGCTTCTCGGACGACCTTCAATTCAGCCGTTGCCAATTCCGAATCACAGAACGTTACTTCATCTCAGGCGCCTCCTCTCAACCCTGGTGGCGTCATCGAAATCCTACCTTTTTTACGAGACGTTTCGGTTTCGGAGCGCTCGGCATTGTTCCTCCGCAAGCTCAAGGTATGTTGGGTACAATGCGATTTTTCAGATACTCTCAAAGGGGTTCGTGAAAAAGAGATCAAGCGCCAAACTCTATTGGAGCTTGTGGATTTCATACAAGCGGGTTCGTGTAAATTGAACGAGACAATGCAGGAGGAGCTTATCCGAATGGTTTCCGTTAATGTTTTTCGGTGTCTGCCTCCGGCGGCTCACGAGAACACCGGCTCTGAAGCCGCCGGTGACCCCGAAGATGATGAGCCTTATTTGGAGCCATCTTGGCCGCATTTGCAAATTGTGTACGAAATTCTATTGAGGTATCTTGTTTCTTCCGAGACCGATACTAAGATAGCCAAGCGTTACATTGATCATGTCTTTGTGCTGAAATTGCTTGAATTGTTCGACTCCGAGGACCCACGTGAGCgagaatatttgaaaactaTTCTTCATCGTATTTATGGCAAGTTCATGGTGCATCGACCCTTTGTTAGAAAAGCCATTAATAACATCTTCTACAGGTTTATATTTGAGACTGAAAGGCATTGTGGTATTGCCGAGTTGTTGGAGATTCTTGGGAGTATTATTAATGGATTTGCATTGCCCATGAAAGAGGAGCATAAGTTGTTTCTTTCAAGAGCGCTTATACCACTCCATAAACCCAAATGTATAGCAGTATATCACCAGCCATTGTCCTATTGCATCACGCAGTTTGTGGAGAAGGATTACAAGTTGGCGGATTCAGTTATTCGCGGGTTGTTGAAGTATTGGCCTGTCACAAATTGCCAGAAGGAGGTTCTCTTTCTTGGAGAGCTAGAAGAGGTTTTAGAAGCTACTCAGTCTGCTGAGTTCCAAAGATGCATGATTCCTCTTTTTAGACAGATAGGCCGCTGTCTTAACAGTCCACATTTCCAG GTTGCAGAAAGAGCCCTTTACTTTTGGAACAATGAACATATAGTAAGCTTGATTGCACAGAACCGAAATGTGATACTTCCACTGATTTTTGAAGCACTGGAGAAAAATATTCGAGGTCACTGGAACCAGGCTGTAAATGGGCTGACGGGAAATGTGCAAAGGATGTTCCGAGATATGGATAGCGAGTTGTTTGAGGAGTGTGAGAGGGAGTACTTGGAGAAGGAAACCAAGGCTAGAGATTTGGAAGAGCGGCGAGAATTGACATGGAAGAGACTGGAAGATGTAGCAGCACAAGCTCCGCGAGAGGATAATATGGTATGGGTTAACTGA